The Paenibacillus sp. RC334 nucleotide sequence GCAAGTGACAGCTGATGATGTGAACAAGGTACTGGACCGGATGTTCTCGGAGCCGTTTGCCCTGTCGATGGTCGGAGCGAGCGATTCAGCGGTTAAGGATATGAGGAGGGACTATTTTGTTAACTTACGTGGAAATTAACAGACTTGGGGGCAATGAGGATATTGAGCTGCCCCGTAAAATGTCAGAGCTTGCATCCGGGTTTGACCTGTATGCTGCGGTACAGGAAGACTTAGTTTTGGAACCCGGCAAGCGTTGTCTTGTTCCAACCGGATTGGCTATAGCGATGCCGGCAGGGCTGGAGGCACAAATCCGTCCGCGCAGCGGACTGGCTCTCAAGCATGGTATTACCTGTCTCAACACACCGGGCACAATTGATGCGGATTATCGTGGGGAGATTAAGGTATTGCTTATCAATTTGGGCGAGGAACCATTCACCATTACACGTAATGAGCGAATTGCACAAATGGTATTTCAGACTGTGCCTGAGGTAGAGTTGAAGCAGGTAGACCGTTTGTCTGAAACTGTGCGTGGTGCTGGAGGCTTCGGTCATACAGGACGCTGAGTCCACAGTTTCCTTCAAACGACTGAATGTCACGGCTTTAATCGGCATTTTGGAGAATGTAACTGAATTGTCGATTTTAAGCTAGAGCATGAATAGCATATGAATATGGATACACATAAAAAGCCGTCCCGAAAAGGGGCGGTTTTTTTGTGTTTCTTCACCTATCTATGGGTGGCTGCATAGACTAAAAACATATCGTGTCTCGGAAAGGAGTGATCCGGATGCTAACAGGAATACGCATCGTTGTATTGGGTGGCGATGCGAGGCAGCTTGAGGTAATCCGAAAATGTGTAGACATGGATGCTACCGTCAGCGTGGTCGGCTTTGACCAGCTTGAAGAGCCGCTCAGAGGAGCATCGCGGGATTCGTTGTCTGTCAAGCTGCTTGAATCGGCAGATGCGCTTGTGCTGCCAGTTGTGGGGTGTGATGAGGGAGGCAATGTGAACGCACTTTTTGGATCGCAAAAGCTGCAGTTTCTGAATGAGCACGCCGCTGCTCTTCCGCCCCACTGCGTCGTATATACGGGGATGGCGCGGACGTACTTAAAAGAAATTTGTTCCAGACATGATTTAAAGCTGGTGGAGTTGCTGGAAAGAGACGATGTGGCCATATA carries:
- the dut gene encoding dUTP diphosphatase encodes the protein MLTYVEINRLGGNEDIELPRKMSELASGFDLYAAVQEDLVLEPGKRCLVPTGLAIAMPAGLEAQIRPRSGLALKHGITCLNTPGTIDADYRGEIKVLLINLGEEPFTITRNERIAQMVFQTVPEVELKQVDRLSETVRGAGGFGHTGR